Below is a window of candidate division WOR-3 bacterium DNA.
TATGGCGGGTATCATCTCCCCTTCGGTCGCCTACGAGTTAATCCGGGCACTCAAATCCGAAATCTCCTGTCCGATTAATCTCCATTCCCATAGTTCCTCCGGGATGGTGGTTGCCTCTTATCTCAAGGCACTGGAAGCCGGGGTAGATATCATTGACACCGCCCATTTCCCCCTCTCCTTTGCCACCTCCCAACCTCCGATTGAAACAATTTTGGCAATTTTAGAAGATACCCCCCATTATCCCGAACTCGACCGGAAAATGATTAACGAGGTCTCCCAATATTTGGAAGACCTCCGAAAGAGGAAGGGGATCGTCTACAAAAAAATGGTTGACGATGCGGTCTTGACCCATCAGATTCCGGGTGGGATGATGTCCAATTTAATCTCCCAACTGAAGGAGATGAAGGCGGAGGATAGGTTACCCGAGGTCTTAGCCGAAGTGCCAAAGGTGAGAAGGGATTTAGGTTATCCGCCATTAGTTACCCCAACGAGTCAGATTGTTGGGGTGCAGGCGGTCTTCAATGTCACAACCGGGGTGCGGTATAAAGTTGTGCCGAAAGAAGTCCGGGATTATGTGAAAGGTTTATACGGCAGACCACCAGCACCAATCAAAGAACCAATCTTAAAGAAGATTTTGGGCGATGAGAGACCGATTGATAAAAGACCCGCGGACCTATTAGAACCAATCCTCCCGAAAGTGAAAGAAGAATTGAATAAGGATTTAGTGGAAAAGGAAGAAGATTATTTAACCTATGCCCTTTTCCCGGAGATTGCCTTAAAATTTTTTGAAGCGAGAAAAAATCCTAAAAAAGAGGAGGAAGAGGTGAAGGAAGAGAAAGGTGATAAGGACCGGATTGAATTATTAAAAAAGGTTTTTGAACTGGCAGAGAAATTCAACATCAATTCCTTGGAATGGCAGTATGAAGGTAATGTGATAAGGATCACTCGGGGACAAACCCTACCACCACCCCCCCAAAAGGTAACTCCAATCACTCCTCCCAAAATAGAAGAAAAGATAACCAGTCCACCACCCAAAGAAACGGAAAAGATTTCTTCCCCCCTGGTAAAGGAAGAAAAGGTAGCGCCTACCCAATACGAAGAGATAAAGTCGCCGATGGTTGGCACGTTCTATTCCCGGACGAAACCGG
It encodes the following:
- a CDS encoding pyruvate/oxaloacetate carboxyltransferase produces the protein MPVKIVDTTLRDGHQSLWATRMATKEMMPILEKLDQIGYYSLEVWGGATFDVAIRYLNDDPWERLSLIREKVKKTRLQMLLRGQNIVGYRNYPDDLLEAFIDKAAERGIDIFRIFDALNDIRNLKKAIEFVKKRNKHAQGTICYTISPVHTIEYYVALAKEEVNLGVDSICIKDMAGIISPSVAYELIRALKSEISCPINLHSHSSSGMVVASYLKALEAGVDIIDTAHFPLSFATSQPPIETILAILEDTPHYPELDRKMINEVSQYLEDLRKRKGIVYKKMVDDAVLTHQIPGGMMSNLISQLKEMKAEDRLPEVLAEVPKVRRDLGYPPLVTPTSQIVGVQAVFNVTTGVRYKVVPKEVRDYVKGLYGRPPAPIKEPILKKILGDERPIDKRPADLLEPILPKVKEELNKDLVEKEEDYLTYALFPEIALKFFEARKNPKKEEEEVKEEKGDKDRIELLKKVFELAEKFNINSLEWQYEGNVIRITRGQTLPPPPQKVTPITPPKIEEKITSPPPKETEKISSPLVKEEKVAPTQYEEIKSPMVGTFYSRTKPDAPPFVKEGDIVEPGQVLCLIEAMKLMNEIEAEKRGKIIKVLAKDG